The following are from one region of the Poecilia reticulata strain Guanapo linkage group LG7, Guppy_female_1.0+MT, whole genome shotgun sequence genome:
- the nfascb gene encoding neurofascin isoform X2: MRTLVGPGLLLFLWQSVWALDVPLETRQPPTITKQSLQEHIVDPKETMVMECEAKGNPHPIFSWRRNGKYFNVARDSQVSMRRRSGTLDIYAKHNPEQYEAEYQCIASNQYGSAYTHKIRLRLYRPPVWPREILEPVVISAGLPLVLPCDAPPGPPKPETYWMSSCSYARPFNWPVQTAFPTMQAVRQDRRVSMGVNGDLYFSNVLVNDSTTDYCCSARFPYKNMIQQKMPVVVKVLTTRTMTEAAPTWLSPKGSSSSILVLQGEELLLECIAGGMPTPRITWTKDGEDLPVTSRMKVKNFNKMIQIPKASFEDTGEYVCAATNKIGYIEHTITVRVRAAPFWLERPTNLILAPEENGQLVCRSDGAPRPTISWSINGEPIETSTPQPNRQVSGETITFRSVSTENTAVYQCNASNEHGYLLANAFVNVLHATPRIIGPRNELIKTIEGHRAFLDCHFFGSPVPELRWSKYGQGTLEGNRFRTHRNGTLEIKRIQIEDQGTYLCVISNIAGRDENQVRVEVKEPIIIVTKPRSMKVLRGSDVRLECGVKADITTPIKTTWMKNKNQAALSWRVSMDESNLVITNVNRGDEGNYTCVIQNDLEQKSASAHLMVMDRPSPPTDLELSDPYERSVRLSWVPGDSNHSPITEYLVQYDDDDWIPGKWKNLSTYPGNLNSVMLHLQPFTYYEFRVIANNEIGSSRPSRPSKRFQSSGAPPDVIPKNLKGVGTWRNNMEISWEPLTWREWNGPHLKYLVWWRRRDSREEWKNATTKWLKYYIYDADTFTPYELKVQAVNDFGLGPESPVVIGYSGEDRPIAAPLNLRVSDIESSQVTLHWDPVTRESIMGQLKEYKVYYWRDSSQLRWHRVNRAMRSKVFPNSDPEPSGVVTDLIPYSNYVMYIVVTNSRYEGPPSNHIHFSTPEGVPSAPRSFRIQQRHLDSIYVDWDLPEEPNGVITGYSLKYQTVNASRGEELKVEEFPPNVTSFSIRRFDRYTRYRFSVAAHTRVGLGEWHTEESPHYTTEIYAQDQVDISTQGWFIGIMCAVALIVLILLIVCFIKRSRGGKYPVRDKKDISLELMDDKDQEGTFDYRIARVSTLPYPRREEERGLQRAQPSVEAILKRSDSDDSLVEYGEGGEIQFNEDGSFIGQYTGTRRDVRDLDFGGNLELHSPMNTIYSLA; this comes from the exons ATGAGGACACTGGTTGGACCagggctgctgctgtttctgtggcAGAGTGTTTGGGCTTTGGACGTTCCTCTTGAAA CCAGACAACCTCCAACCATCACAAAGCAGTCGCTACAGGAGCACATTGTGGATCCCAAAGAAACCATGGTGATGGAGTGTGAAGCCAAAGGCAACCCTCATCCTAT TTTCTCGTGGAGGCGTAACGGGAAGTACTTCAACGTGGCCCGTGACTCCCAGGTGTCAATGCGCAGGCGCTCAGGGACCCTAGACATCTATGCCAAACACAATCCGGAACAGTACGAAGCAGAGTATCAGTGCATTGCCTCCAATCAGTATGGGTCCGCATACACACACAAGATCAGACTACGGCTGTACA GACCTCCTGTGTGGCCACGGGAGATTCTGGAGCCGGTCGTAATCAGCGCTGGCCTTCCTTTGGTCCTGCCCTGCGACGCTCCACCAGGCCCCCCTAAACCTGAAACCTACTGGATGTCCAGCT gttCGTATGCAAGACCTTTCAACTGGCCCGTTCAGACAGCGTTTCCCACCATGCAGGCTGTGCGGCAGGATCGCAGAGTTTCCATGGGGGTCAATGGAGATTTGTATTTCTCCAACGTGCTGGTTAATGACTCCACCACTGATTACTGCTGTAGCGCTCGATTTCCTTACAAGAATATGATTCAGCAAAAGATGCCTGTGGTTGTGAAGGTGCTTACAA CTCGAACAATGACCGAGGCCGCCCCCACCTGGCTGTCTCCCAAAGGCTCATCCAGCTCCATTCTTGTGCTGCAAGGGGAAGAGCTGCTTCTCGAGTGCATAGCTGGAGGGAT GCCGACTCCTCGCATCACCTGGACTAAGGACGGCGAGGACCTGCCAGTGACATCACGTATGAAAGtgaaaaacttcaacaaaatgattcaaattCCAAAAGCGTCTTTTGAAGACACTGGAGAGTATGTGTGTGCAGCTACCAACAAGATCGGGTACATTGAGCACACGATAACGGTCAGGGTCAGAG CGGCTCCATTCTGGTTGGAAAGGCCTACAAATCTGATCTTGGCTCCTGAGGAAAACGGACAGCTGGTGTGTCGCTCTGATGGGGCCCCTCGACCGACGATAAGCTGGTCCATAAACGGGGAACCAATTGAGA cgtCTACACCGCAGCCTAACAGGCAGGTGTCTGGAGAAACAATAACCTTTCGCAGCGTGTCCACAGAAAACACGGCTGTCTATCAGTGCAATGCCTCCAATGAGCATGGGTACCTACTGGCCAATGCGTTTGTCAATGTGCTGC ATGCGACGCCTCGCATTATTGGGCCCAGGAATGAGCTCATAAAGACGATAGAGGGACATCGTGCCTTTTTAGACTGTCACTTCTTTGGCTCTCCCGTTCCTGAACTGCGATG GTCCAAATACGGACAAGGAACTCTGGAGGGAAACCGTTTCAGGACCCACAGGAACGGGACTCTGGAGATCAAACGCATCCAGATAGAAGACCAGGGCACCTACCTGTGTGTGATCAGCAACATAGCAGGgagagatgagaatcaagtcCGAGTAGAGGTCAAAG AGCCCATCATAATTGTGACCAAACCACGGAGTATGAAAGTCCTGCGTGGAAGTGATGTGCGCCTGGAGTGTGGCGTAAAAGCAGACATCACCACACCAATCAAAACAacatggatgaaaaacaaaaaccaagctGCTCTCAGTTGGAG AGTCTCTATGGATGAATCAAACCTGGTCATTACTAATGTGAACAGAGGTGATGAGGGGAATTACACATGTGTGATCCAAAATGACCTGGAACAGAAGTCTGCATCTGCACACCTAATGGTGATGG ACCGACCAAGTCCTCCGACTGACTTGGAACTGTCAGATCCATACGAACGCAGTGTGCGACTCAGTTGGGTTCCTGGAGACAGCAACCACAGCCCCATCACTG AGTATTTAGTGCAGTACGATGACGATGACTGGATACCAGGAAAGTGGAAAAACCTATCAACATACCCAGGAAATCTCAACTCTGTCATGCTGCATCTGCAACCTTTCACCTACTACGAGTTCAGGGTTATTGCCAACAATGAAATCGGATCGAGTCGTCCCAGTCGGCCATCTAAGCGCTTCCAGTCCAGCGGCGCAC cTCCTGATGTCATACCAAagaatctgaaaggtgtgggtACATGGAGAAATAACATGGAAATCAGCTGGGAG CCTCTGACATGGCGAGAGTGGAACGGACCACACTTGAAGTATCTGGTTTGGTGGAGAAGGAGGGATTCCAGAGAGGAGTGGAAAAATGCAACTACAAAGTGGCTGAAGTATTACATTTATGACGCGGACACGTTCACCCCCTACGAGCTCAAAGTCCAGGCAGTCAATGACTTTGGGCTTGGACCTGAGTCGCCCGTGGTCATTGGTTACTCTGGTGAAGACC GTCCGATAGCGGCCCCCCTGAACTTGAGAGTGTCTGACATCGAGAGCAGTCAGGTTACGTTACATTGGGACCCAGTGACACGTGAATCTATTATGGGTCAGCTCAAAGAATACAAG GTCTACTACTGGAGAGACAGCAGCCAGCTGAGGTGGCACAGGGTCAACAGAGCCATGAGGTCGAAAGTGTTTCCCAACAGCGATCCAGAACCCTCAGGCGTCGTCACTGACCTCATTCCTTATAGCAACTACGTGATGTATATAGTAGTGACAAACAGCCGGTATGAAGGACCGCCAAGTAATCACATCCACTTCTCCACACCAGAAGGag tacCATCTGCTCCAAGATCCTTCAGGATCCAACAGCGACATCTGGACAGTATTTATGTTGACTGGGACCTACCAGAAGAGCCTAATGGTGTTATCACTGGTTACAGCCTGAAATACCAGACAG TGAATGCAAGCAGAGGAGAAGAGCTGAAAGTGGAGGAGTTCCCACCGAACGTGACAAGCTTCTCTATTCGGCGATTCGACCGCTACACTCGCTACAGATTCTCTGTGGCTGCACACACTCGGGTCGGGCTGGGAGAATGGCATACGGAGGAGTCTCCCCACTACACCACAGAGA TATATGCTCAGGACCAGGTGGACATTTCCACTCAGGGGTGGTTTATTGGCATCATGTGTGCTGTGGCTCTCATCGTGCTCATCCTCCTCATAGTGTGTTTCATCAAGAGGAGCCGAGGAGGAAAATATCCAG TGCGCGACAAAAAGGACATTTCATTGGAACTGATGGATGATAAAGATCAGGAGGGAACATTTGATTACAG gATAGCACGTGTCTCAACTTTGCCCTATCCTCGGCG GGAGGAGGAAAGAGGGCTCCAGAGAGCTCAGCCGTCCGTGGAGGCGATACTGAAGAGATCAGACAGCGACGACAGCCTGGTTGAATacggagaaggaggagaaatcCAGTTCAATGAGGACGGGTCGTTCATCGGCCAGTACACGGGAACAAGGAGAGACGTCAGGGACTTGGACTTTGGTGGGAATCTAGAGCTCCACTCTCCGATGAATACCATCTACTCTCTAGCATGA